Proteins encoded in a region of the Populus nigra chromosome 3, ddPopNigr1.1, whole genome shotgun sequence genome:
- the LOC133688799 gene encoding BTB/POZ domain-containing protein At2g24240: MKIPKDRVRFNVGGRVFETASTTLANAGRNSFFGALFNENWTLKQPNNDSFSHCEFFIDRNPDCFSVLLDLLRTGDLNIPPNIPERQLYREASFYGLLDHVRSAKWGQFDGNRLRHSRSVTGQAPGDGTAIRAGPDGGCCVAHGSVVHVYDWIMEEYPPLNLDYQRVNDVGWVDGESIIISACEKLGRGDGGMGLFSKSTGELRYKFQVCHENQVKSFTAGALSTSSDYKIFSSCKGRSNEYGIGVWDQVTGKQIDFFYESPGWSLGDADKLQWLNGSNCLLVATLFPRKDNCYISMLDFRDKRMVWSWSDFGAPITVDEKRVRDAIAMEDNNAICVVNEYEDLGFMDLRMNGGSVRWSSRSRMMKGKLSDEPCYPKLALHEGQLFSSMDDCISVFCGPDWVLTSRLRQSYGGSICDFSIGGDRLFALHSEENVFDVWETPPPPIS; this comes from the coding sequence ATGAAAATCCCCAAAGACAGAGTTAGATTCAATGTGGGAGGCAGAGTCTTTGAAACAGCCTCAACAACGTTAGCCAATGCAGGCAGAAACTCCTTTTTTGGTGCATTATTCAATGAAAACTGGACCTTAAAACAACCAAATAATGACTCGTTTTCCCATTGTGAATTCTTCATTGATAGAAACCCTGATTGTTTCTCTGTTCTCCTTGATCTCCTTCGCACAGGCGACCTCAATATCCCTCCAAACATCCCTGAAAGACAACTCTACAGAGAGGCCTCCTTTTATGGTTTATTAGACCATGTAAGATCAGCTAAATGGGGCCAATTTGATGGCAACAGGCTCCGCCATTCGCGGTCTGTTACAGGACAGGCACCGGGGGATGGGACCGCGATTCGTGCTGGTCCTGATGGTGGCTGCTGTGTGGCTCATGGTAGTGTTGTTCATGTTTATGATTGGATTATGGAGGAGTACCCTCCACTGAATCTTGATTATCAAAGAGTCAATGATGTTGGTTGGGTAGATGGCGAGAGCATAATTATTAGTGCTTGTGAGAAATTAGGCCGCGGGGACGGAGGGATGGGGTTGTTTAGTAAGAGTACAGGAGAATTGAGGTATAAGTTTCAGGTTTGCCATGAGAATCAAGTGAAGAGTTTCACAGCTGGGGCTTTAAGTACTAGTTCTGATTATAAGATATTTAGTAGTTGTAAAGGGAGGAGTAATGAGTATGGGATTGGGGTTTGGGATCAAGTTACTGGAAAACAGATTGATTTCTTTTACGAGAGTCCAGGATGGTCATTAGGTGATGCTGATAAGTTGCAATGGTTGAATGGGAGCAATTGTTTGTTGGTGGCTACTTTGTTTCCTAGAAAAGATAACTGCTACATTAGTATGTTGGACTTTAGGGATAAGAGGATGGTATGGTCTTGGTCTGATTTTGGCGCTCCTATAACTGTGGACGAGAAGCGAGTGCGAGATGCTATAGCTATGGAGGATAATAATGCTATTTGTGTGGTGAATGAATATGAGGATTTGGGGTTTATGGATTTGAGAATGAATGGAGGGAGTGTGAGGTGGAGCTCAAGAAGTCGGATGATGAAAGGGAAACTGTCTGATGAGCCTTGCTATCCCAAACTGGCTTTACACGAGGGGCAGTTGTTTTCATCTATGGATGACTGCATTTCTGTGTTCTGTGGTCCTGATTGGGTTTTGACATCTAGGCTTCGCCAGAGTTATGGAGGTTCAATCTGTGACTTTTCAATTGGTGGGGATCGGCTCTTTGCACTTCACAGTGAGGAAAATGTATTTGATGTATGGGAGACTCCACCTCCACCAATTTCATGA